The genome window CGGTGAGGCAGTGCCGCGCCAACTGTCCCGGATGGGGTGCCGCCACCCTCAGTCCTTTTCCGCACCGCAACGGATCAACGGCCACGGCACGCGCACCGCGTATCGCGCGGTTCGGCTCCGGCTGCCCGGTGCGCCATGGGGCAGCGCTACACTTTCGTCGCATTGCCGGAATTGTTGCGATGGGCTATGTCCCATGCATGATGGCCCACCCTACGGACGAAACACTGCTCACGTCACATGCCGACGCCAGCCCCGCCGCTGCTGTCGCGTCTGCCCGCGTGCCGGGCGCGGAGGCATGCCGACGCACGGTGTCGCTGGTGGTGCCCGTGCTGAACGAGGAGGACGCCGTCCCCCTTTTCCTTTCCACGGTGCGGAAAATCGTGGACCGCGAACCCTACGACTTCGAATTCGTCTTTGTGAACGACGGCAGCAGCGACCGCACCGTGGATGTACTGTTGGCCGAGCACGCCCGCGACCCCCGCGTGAAGCTGGTGGACCTTTCGCGCAATTTCGGCAAGGAACTGGCCCTGGCCGCCGGGTTGCAGGCCGCGTGCGGCGATGCCGTGGTGCCCATGGACGTGGATCTGCAAGACCCGCCGGAGGTGCTGCCCGACTTTCTGCGCGCCTGGGAGGAAGGGGCCGAGGTGGTGGTGGGCGTGCGCCGCGCCCGCGCCAGCGACACCGTTGGCAAGCGGGTCAGCGCGCGGCTGTTCTACCGGCTGTTCAACCGCGTGAGCGGCAACCCCATCGTGCCCGACGCGGGCGACTACCGCCTGCTTTCGCGCCCGGCGGTGGACGCCCTGAATGCGCTGCCCGAGCGGGTGCGCTTCACCAAGGGGCTGTACACCTGGGTGGGTTTCCGGCAGGTGGCCGTGCACTTCGACCGTGCCCCGCGTTCGGTGGGCATGGGCAAGTGGAAGCCGTGGAAACTGTGGAATTTCGCCATCGACGGCATCACCGGGTTCAGCACGCTGCCCCTGCGCATGTGGAGCTACCTGGGCATGGTGGTGGCCCTGGCCGGCTTTGCGTATGCGGCGCTCATCGCCGGGCGTACCCTGCTGTCCGGAGTGCAGGTGCCGGGCTATGCCTCGTACATGGTCACCGTGCTGACGCTGGGCGGACTGGTCATGGTCTCGCTGGGGATCATCGGCGAGTACCTGGGCCGGGTGTATGAAGAGGTCAAGCGCCGCCCGCAGTACGTGGTGCGGCAGCGGGTGGGCTTTGACGGGAAGGATGCCGCCAACGGCGTCACGCCCGGTGGGGTGCCCTGCGGCGGAAAGGGCGGCACTGGCACCGCCGCCGCATATTGCCCCTGCTGTGGCGCGCGGTTGGCGGGGCAGTCCTCTCCGGCATCGCCGTCAGCCTGTCAGGCCTCCCGCCGGGGCATTTCCCGCGCCTGCCCCGGCGACGATTCCGGTGGCGATTCCGGCCCGCATCCCGCCTGATGCCGCGCACCCCCATGGAACAGCCTTCCCTTCCCCAGCCATCCGGCCCGGCCCAGCCATCCGGCCCGGCCCAGGTGCCGGGTGCGGAACCCGCCATCATCGCGCCGGGGCACCCGGCGCCGAAAGCCGCCATCACCCGGCAGGCCTTCCTGTACCTTCAGGCCTCGGTCATCGGCACGCTGGCCAATTTCGTGTCGCGCTTCGCGTGGTCGGAACTGGTGGGCTTCGAGG of Nitratidesulfovibrio sp. contains these proteins:
- a CDS encoding glycosyltransferase family 2 protein; this encodes MMAHPTDETLLTSHADASPAAAVASARVPGAEACRRTVSLVVPVLNEEDAVPLFLSTVRKIVDREPYDFEFVFVNDGSSDRTVDVLLAEHARDPRVKLVDLSRNFGKELALAAGLQAACGDAVVPMDVDLQDPPEVLPDFLRAWEEGAEVVVGVRRARASDTVGKRVSARLFYRLFNRVSGNPIVPDAGDYRLLSRPAVDALNALPERVRFTKGLYTWVGFRQVAVHFDRAPRSVGMGKWKPWKLWNFAIDGITGFSTLPLRMWSYLGMVVALAGFAYAALIAGRTLLSGVQVPGYASYMVTVLTLGGLVMVSLGIIGEYLGRVYEEVKRRPQYVVRQRVGFDGKDAANGVTPGGVPCGGKGGTGTAAAYCPCCGARLAGQSSPASPSACQASRRGISRACPGDDSGGDSGPHPA